A section of the Pyxidicoccus xibeiensis genome encodes:
- a CDS encoding SDR family oxidoreductase has product MRKNILITGASSGLGEGMAREFAALGRNLALCARRTERLDTLKAELLAKHPGIQISVRALDVNDHAQVFSVFDAFAQEHGSLDRIIVNAGVGVGKRIGTGNFATNVQTAQTNFVAALAQCEAAVGILRKQGQGHLVTISSMSAFRGLPRHLTAYAATKAGLATLTEGIRAELLGTKIKVSTLYPGYIHTELNAGAKNLPFAVDSATGSRAMVKAIEREPVKAYVPGWPWAAVGFLLRNLPLKLVAKMS; this is encoded by the coding sequence ATGCGAAAGAACATCCTGATTACGGGCGCCAGCTCGGGCCTCGGCGAAGGCATGGCGAGGGAGTTCGCCGCCCTGGGGCGCAACCTCGCGCTGTGCGCGCGCCGCACCGAGCGCCTGGACACCCTGAAGGCCGAGCTGCTGGCGAAGCACCCGGGCATCCAGATTTCCGTCCGGGCGCTGGACGTGAATGACCACGCGCAGGTGTTCAGCGTGTTCGACGCCTTCGCGCAGGAGCACGGGAGCCTGGACCGCATCATCGTCAACGCGGGCGTCGGGGTGGGCAAGCGCATCGGCACGGGGAACTTCGCCACCAACGTGCAGACGGCGCAGACGAACTTCGTCGCCGCGCTCGCGCAGTGCGAGGCGGCCGTGGGCATCCTCCGCAAGCAGGGCCAGGGGCACCTGGTGACCATCTCCTCGATGAGCGCCTTCCGGGGGCTGCCCCGCCACCTCACGGCCTACGCGGCCACGAAGGCGGGACTGGCCACGCTGACCGAGGGCATCCGCGCGGAGCTGCTCGGCACGAAAATCAAGGTCAGCACCCTCTACCCCGGCTACATCCACACGGAGCTGAACGCGGGCGCGAAGAACCTGCCGTTCGCCGTGGACTCGGCCACCGGCTCGCGGGCGATGGTGAAGGCAATCGAACGCGAGCCGGTGAAGGCCTATGTCCCCGGCTGGCCGTGGGCGGCGGTGGGCTTCCTGCTGCGCAACCTCCCGCTCAAGCTCGTGGCGAAGATGTCCTGA
- a CDS encoding Nramp family divalent metal transporter produces MESPLPPSVQSTAAAPPDRAGLFARFGPGILVAATGVGAGDLLTASLGGSAVGVSILWAAIVGSVLKGFLNEGIARWQLATGTTVLEGWARFGAGLRYLFLIYLLGWSFFTGGALISACGAAGDALWPLSTDADTSRRLWGVLHSLVGLGLVWFGGFRLFEKLMAACIGLMFFGVIFTAVASGPDWGAAARGLVIPSIPRGGTGWVLGLLGGVGGTVTMLSYGYWIRLKGREGPRWLRTCQADLAVGYSLTAMFGMAMVLIGSTLQLEGSGLKVANLLAQRLGEVIGPAGYWLFLWGFWAAVFSSLLGVWEGVPYLFADFLRIHRKQPTPQVELRSTRAWRLYLVALALVPLPMLWVPLKNAQLAYAVVGALFMPMLAATLLWMNNRRDWVGELRGGWLVNAALVATLLLFLGVGLEEALDALRKLRGP; encoded by the coding sequence ATGGAAAGCCCTCTGCCTCCCTCCGTACAGTCCACCGCAGCGGCCCCTCCGGACCGCGCCGGGCTGTTCGCGCGCTTCGGTCCCGGCATCCTCGTGGCCGCCACCGGTGTCGGAGCGGGAGACCTGCTCACCGCCAGCCTGGGTGGCTCGGCGGTGGGCGTGTCCATCCTCTGGGCCGCCATCGTCGGCTCGGTGCTGAAGGGCTTCCTCAATGAGGGCATCGCCCGCTGGCAGCTCGCCACCGGCACCACGGTGCTGGAGGGCTGGGCGCGGTTCGGCGCGGGCCTGCGCTACCTGTTCCTCATCTACCTGCTGGGGTGGAGCTTCTTCACCGGCGGCGCCCTCATCTCCGCGTGCGGAGCGGCCGGTGACGCGCTCTGGCCCCTGAGCACGGACGCGGACACGTCGCGGCGCCTCTGGGGCGTGCTGCACTCGCTGGTGGGCCTGGGCCTGGTGTGGTTCGGCGGCTTCCGCCTGTTCGAGAAGCTGATGGCCGCCTGCATCGGCCTCATGTTCTTCGGCGTCATCTTCACCGCCGTGGCCTCGGGTCCGGACTGGGGCGCCGCGGCGCGAGGCCTCGTCATCCCCTCCATCCCCCGAGGCGGCACGGGCTGGGTGCTGGGCCTGCTGGGCGGCGTGGGCGGGACAGTGACCATGCTCTCCTATGGCTACTGGATTCGCCTGAAGGGCCGCGAGGGCCCCCGGTGGCTGCGGACCTGTCAGGCCGACCTCGCCGTGGGCTACTCGCTGACGGCGATGTTCGGCATGGCCATGGTGCTCATCGGCTCCACGCTGCAACTGGAGGGCTCCGGGCTGAAGGTGGCGAACCTCCTGGCGCAGCGGCTGGGCGAGGTCATCGGCCCGGCCGGGTACTGGCTCTTCCTGTGGGGCTTCTGGGCCGCCGTCTTCTCCAGCCTCCTGGGGGTCTGGGAGGGGGTCCCCTACCTCTTCGCGGACTTCCTCCGCATCCACCGGAAGCAGCCCACGCCCCAGGTCGAGCTCAGGAGCACCCGGGCCTGGCGCCTGTACCTCGTGGCGCTGGCCCTGGTGCCCCTGCCCATGCTGTGGGTGCCGCTCAAGAATGCGCAGCTCGCCTACGCGGTGGTGGGCGCGCTGTTCATGCCGATGCTCGCGGCGACGCTGCTCTGGATGAACAACCGGCGCGACTGGGTCGGGGAGCTGCGTGGCGGCTGGCTCGTCAACGCCGCGCTCGTCGCCACGCTGCTCCTCTTCCTCGGGGTCGGGCTCGAGGAAGCGCTCGACGCACTCCGCAAGCTGCGCGGGCCGTGA
- the tatC gene encoding twin-arginine translocase subunit TatC, with protein sequence MSLAEHLTELRSRLFRCTIAVLVLGTVSLLFAKPIFGVLMRPVLDALPEGNRALIYTSGIEELNVLMKVGVYCGIFLTTPVILMQIWGFVSPGLYPEERRYAAPFVAFGSIAFLLGAAFCYFAVLPSMFKFLLNEEETLALEQRLDTARLRADDALRFLRVGDAERAGLLARETSTSLRAEGEGQAPAPERAPSASVELKSRMDGLGKLLDAAADGYGVAERNVLRQAVEKRVEAVTAYARQDYVAASAAMDAAASLLAGVAPTRTEELAGLWKLEKELAAANALHEAARWTRPMLTMHEQLSLVLLLILAFGIIFELPLVMALLGVVGVVQSRWLFKYQRHAFVVCLIAAAIITPTGDVVNLSLMAGPMLLCYELGVLLVWLVERRRARNAAETGITPAS encoded by the coding sequence ATGAGCCTGGCGGAGCACCTCACGGAGCTCCGCTCGCGCCTGTTCCGGTGCACCATCGCGGTGCTGGTGCTGGGCACCGTGTCGCTGCTCTTCGCCAAGCCCATCTTCGGCGTGCTGATGCGCCCGGTGCTGGACGCGCTGCCCGAGGGCAACCGCGCCCTCATCTACACGTCCGGCATCGAGGAGCTGAACGTCCTCATGAAGGTGGGCGTGTACTGCGGCATCTTCCTCACCACGCCCGTCATCCTGATGCAGATCTGGGGCTTCGTGTCGCCCGGGCTGTATCCGGAGGAGCGCCGCTACGCCGCGCCCTTCGTGGCGTTCGGCTCCATCGCGTTCCTGCTGGGCGCGGCCTTCTGCTACTTCGCGGTGCTGCCCTCCATGTTCAAGTTCCTCCTCAACGAGGAGGAGACGCTGGCGCTGGAGCAGCGGCTGGACACGGCCCGGCTGCGCGCGGACGACGCCCTGCGCTTCCTGCGCGTGGGTGACGCCGAGCGGGCGGGCCTGCTGGCCAGGGAGACGAGCACCAGCCTCCGCGCGGAAGGAGAGGGCCAGGCCCCGGCGCCGGAGCGGGCGCCCTCGGCCTCGGTGGAGCTCAAGTCCCGGATGGACGGGCTGGGCAAGCTGCTGGACGCGGCGGCGGACGGCTACGGCGTGGCCGAGCGGAACGTGCTGCGGCAGGCGGTGGAGAAGCGGGTGGAGGCGGTGACGGCGTATGCCCGCCAGGACTACGTGGCCGCGTCGGCGGCCATGGACGCGGCGGCGAGCCTGCTGGCGGGCGTGGCGCCCACGCGCACGGAGGAGCTGGCGGGGCTGTGGAAGCTGGAGAAGGAGCTGGCGGCGGCGAACGCGCTGCATGAGGCGGCGCGCTGGACGCGGCCCATGCTGACCATGCACGAGCAGCTGTCGCTGGTGCTGCTGCTCATCCTGGCCTTCGGCATCATCTTCGAGCTGCCGCTGGTGATGGCGCTGCTGGGCGTGGTGGGCGTGGTGCAGTCGAGGTGGCTCTTCAAGTACCAGCGCCACGCCTTCGTGGTGTGCCTCATCGCCGCGGCCATCATCACCCCCACCGGAGACGTGGTGAACCTGTCGCTGATGGCCGGCCCCATGCTGCTCTGCTACGAGCTGGGCGTGTTGCTGGTGTGGCTGGTGGAGCGGCGGCGGGCGCGCAACGCGGCGGAAACCGGCATCACCCCGGCGTCCTGA
- a CDS encoding potassium channel family protein, with product MVDTRRNLRANLLYLRALVRRFRTTLVMSAGLFLLGPLLFHWRYVGPDGTGISFGEGLHHVYFLLYGQPSLPYVHDWLIELLNVVIPPVGIALVVDGVVRFAYLFFARHKNDKEWIEVVTETMKGHVVVCGAGRVGYRVVAQLREMGRDVVVVEKREDAAFVSALRDEQVPLLIDDTRSPLCLPRTNVKQASAIVCATDDDLANLNIALDARRLNPDIRVVIRLFDDDLSGKVRDTFKAEALSSSSLAAPAMALAAMDPRIIHSFHLGKHLMVVSQFEAREGLPGLNISSVRDRFGALTLSLVRGSNEKLHPSGDDVIQAGDLLMLQASYPEYRRLRAFTCESEPPTWSHHEPPTVPGQRKVG from the coding sequence ATGGTGGACACCCGCAGGAACCTCCGGGCCAACCTGCTCTACCTGCGGGCCCTCGTGCGGCGCTTCCGCACGACGCTGGTGATGTCGGCGGGGCTGTTCCTGCTGGGGCCGCTGCTGTTCCACTGGCGCTACGTGGGGCCGGACGGGACGGGCATCTCCTTCGGTGAGGGGCTGCACCACGTCTACTTCCTGCTCTACGGCCAGCCGTCGCTGCCGTACGTGCACGACTGGCTCATCGAGCTGCTCAACGTGGTGATTCCGCCGGTGGGCATCGCCCTGGTGGTGGATGGCGTGGTGCGCTTCGCCTACCTCTTCTTCGCCCGGCACAAGAACGACAAGGAGTGGATAGAGGTGGTCACCGAGACGATGAAGGGCCACGTCGTGGTGTGCGGGGCGGGCCGGGTGGGCTACCGCGTCGTCGCGCAGCTGCGGGAGATGGGCCGGGACGTGGTGGTGGTGGAGAAGCGCGAGGACGCCGCCTTCGTCTCCGCGCTGCGGGACGAGCAGGTGCCGCTGCTCATCGACGACACGCGCAGCCCGCTGTGCCTGCCGCGCACCAACGTGAAGCAGGCCTCCGCCATCGTCTGCGCCACGGACGACGACCTGGCCAACCTCAACATCGCCCTGGATGCGCGCAGGCTCAACCCGGACATCCGGGTGGTCATCCGCCTGTTCGACGACGACCTGAGCGGCAAGGTGCGCGACACGTTCAAGGCGGAGGCGCTCTCCAGCTCGTCGCTGGCGGCCCCGGCCATGGCGCTGGCGGCGATGGACCCGCGCATCATCCACTCCTTCCACCTGGGCAAGCACCTGATGGTGGTGTCCCAGTTCGAGGCGCGCGAGGGACTGCCGGGGCTGAACATCTCCAGCGTGCGCGACAGGTTCGGCGCGCTGACGCTGTCCCTGGTGCGGGGCAGCAACGAGAAGCTCCACCCGAGCGGCGATGACGTCATCCAGGCGGGGGACTTGCTGATGCTCCAGGCGTCGTACCCGGAGTACCGCCGGCTGCGCGCCTTCACCTGCGAGTCGGAGCCCCCCACCTGGTCCCACCACGAGCCGCCGACGGTGCCAGGGCAGCGCAAGGTGGGCTGA
- a CDS encoding bifunctional transcriptional activator/DNA repair enzyme AdaA, with translation MATSDYARIEQAIHYLDTHALEQPSLDDVAAHVGLSPFHFQRLFTRWAGISPKRFLQVHTLSSARRLLAERRSVLDTSYSVGLSGGGRLHELFITLTAMTPGEFKQGGEGLTVRYGIHPSPFGDCLIATCERGICGLHFLTGESAEEALASLRAQWPRATFVESREATASWAERIFPEQPPREPTPLSVLVKGTPFQVQVWQALLRISPGHVATYEDLAKAIGNPKAVRAVGSAVGDNPVALLIPCHRVLRKTGVFGDYRWGPARKKVMLAWESLRYGAENDSDEAMGAGAGVA, from the coding sequence ATGGCGACCAGCGACTACGCCCGAATCGAGCAGGCGATTCACTACCTCGACACCCATGCGCTCGAGCAGCCGTCCCTGGATGACGTGGCCGCGCACGTGGGCCTGAGCCCCTTCCACTTTCAGCGGCTCTTCACCCGCTGGGCCGGCATCAGCCCGAAGCGCTTCCTCCAGGTCCACACGCTCAGCTCGGCCCGGCGCCTGCTGGCCGAGCGGCGCAGCGTGCTCGACACGTCCTATTCCGTGGGCCTGTCCGGCGGCGGGCGGCTGCACGAGCTCTTCATCACCCTGACCGCGATGACGCCGGGGGAGTTCAAGCAGGGAGGCGAGGGACTGACGGTGCGGTACGGCATCCACCCGTCCCCCTTTGGCGACTGCCTCATCGCCACCTGCGAGCGCGGCATCTGCGGCCTGCACTTCCTCACCGGGGAGTCCGCCGAAGAGGCCCTGGCCTCGCTCCGCGCGCAGTGGCCCCGCGCCACCTTCGTGGAGTCACGCGAGGCCACCGCGTCCTGGGCGGAGCGCATCTTTCCGGAGCAGCCGCCGCGCGAGCCCACGCCGCTGTCGGTGCTGGTGAAGGGCACGCCCTTCCAGGTGCAGGTGTGGCAGGCGCTGCTGCGCATCTCCCCAGGCCATGTGGCCACGTACGAGGACCTCGCGAAGGCCATCGGCAACCCGAAGGCGGTGCGCGCGGTGGGCTCGGCGGTGGGGGACAACCCCGTGGCGCTGCTCATCCCCTGCCACCGCGTGCTGCGCAAGACGGGCGTCTTCGGCGACTACCGCTGGGGCCCGGCGCGCAAGAAGGTGATGCTCGCGTGGGAGTCGCTGCGCTACGGCGCGGAGAACGACAGCGACGAGGCCATGGGGGCTGGAGCCGGAGTCGCCTGA
- a CDS encoding glutathione S-transferase family protein, which produces MRLYDYLPSANGYKVRLLLSWLDRAYELVPVDIFAGESHTEDFLRHKNPDGRIPVLEPEPGRFLAESNAILLYLAEGTPLLPQDAFERAQVHQWLFFEQNSLEPNVGTVRFWHLTGRAPLHPETFRLRMARGHEALAVLERHLKGRTFLVGGGPTVADIALYAYTHVAPEGGFDLGRYPAVAAWLARVKALPGHIGALPPYTANAHVVVAPAA; this is translated from the coding sequence ATGCGCCTCTACGACTATCTCCCTTCCGCCAATGGCTACAAGGTCCGCCTGCTGCTGTCCTGGCTCGACCGCGCCTATGAGCTGGTGCCGGTGGACATCTTCGCCGGCGAGAGCCACACCGAGGACTTCCTGCGTCACAAGAACCCCGACGGCCGCATCCCCGTGCTCGAGCCCGAGCCGGGCCGCTTCCTCGCGGAGTCCAACGCCATCCTCCTCTACCTCGCGGAGGGCACGCCGCTGCTCCCCCAGGACGCCTTCGAGCGCGCCCAGGTGCATCAGTGGCTCTTCTTCGAGCAGAACAGCCTGGAGCCCAACGTGGGCACCGTGCGCTTCTGGCACCTCACGGGCCGGGCCCCGCTCCATCCGGAGACGTTCCGCCTGCGCATGGCGCGGGGCCATGAGGCGCTCGCCGTCCTGGAGCGCCACCTGAAGGGGCGCACCTTCCTCGTGGGTGGAGGCCCCACCGTCGCGGACATCGCGCTGTATGCGTACACGCACGTCGCGCCCGAGGGCGGCTTCGACCTGGGGCGCTACCCGGCCGTCGCCGCCTGGCTGGCGCGAGTGAAGGCCCTGCCCGGCCACATCGGTGCGCTGCCGCCTTACACCGCCAACGCGCACGTCGTCGTCGCGCCGGCGGCGTGA
- a CDS encoding homoserine O-acetyltransferase family protein, producing MPPSAIPSPRLFDLSLPDLTLEAGARVTNHLVRGWWWGPEEDLPWLHSRARLLSEDEARDSTLRVVRRTVAEQRHAVEQTRRHGSARPPSAVPTVLVVHALTGDMRAGGEGGWWEPVIGPGRALDPSRVRLLCFNNLGSCYGTTGPADEGFPKRTDDTRFPPPPALLKGDLRQDESRLPATLTPWDQARGILLALDALGVDEVALVTGGSLGGMIVLCLAALAPERFARMAPIATAESATAWVVGFNHVARQAVLLDPDFPEAPHRGLELARQLAMLTYRAEPGLEADQGRPAAWSSRALYPVQSYLEHQGRKLDARFDARAYLSLLGAMDHHDLARGPEGGLARIRASALCVGIDQDQLFFPAHMEALARRLRALGRHAEHAQLSSLYGHDGFLVEWEPMAALLTRALALPAGTGFAPPLPAPSTVSRVHARHGV from the coding sequence ATGCCCCCATCCGCCATTCCGTCTCCGCGTCTCTTCGACCTGTCCCTGCCCGACCTGACGTTGGAGGCTGGCGCCCGTGTCACGAACCACCTGGTGCGCGGCTGGTGGTGGGGCCCCGAGGAGGACCTCCCGTGGCTCCACTCCCGCGCGCGCCTGCTCTCCGAGGACGAGGCCCGCGACAGCACTCTGCGCGTCGTCCGCCGCACCGTGGCCGAGCAGCGCCACGCCGTCGAGCAGACCCGCCGTCATGGCTCCGCCCGCCCGCCGTCCGCCGTGCCCACGGTGCTGGTGGTGCACGCGCTCACCGGAGACATGCGCGCGGGCGGTGAGGGAGGTTGGTGGGAGCCCGTCATCGGTCCAGGACGCGCGCTGGACCCGAGCCGGGTGCGGCTGCTGTGCTTCAACAACCTGGGCTCCTGTTACGGAACCACCGGCCCCGCGGACGAGGGCTTCCCGAAGAGGACGGACGACACGCGCTTCCCGCCGCCGCCCGCACTCCTCAAGGGGGACCTGCGCCAGGACGAGTCGCGGCTGCCCGCCACCCTCACCCCGTGGGACCAGGCGCGCGGCATCCTCCTGGCGCTGGATGCGCTGGGCGTGGACGAGGTGGCGCTCGTCACCGGCGGCTCACTCGGCGGGATGATTGTCCTCTGCCTCGCGGCGCTGGCCCCGGAGCGCTTCGCACGCATGGCCCCCATCGCCACGGCCGAGTCCGCCACGGCGTGGGTGGTGGGCTTCAACCACGTGGCGCGGCAGGCCGTGCTGCTGGACCCGGACTTCCCGGAGGCGCCGCACCGAGGGCTGGAGCTGGCGCGGCAGCTCGCCATGCTGACCTACCGCGCCGAGCCGGGCCTGGAGGCGGACCAGGGCCGTCCTGCCGCGTGGTCCTCTCGCGCGCTCTACCCGGTGCAGAGCTACCTGGAGCACCAGGGGCGCAAGCTGGACGCGCGCTTCGACGCACGCGCTTACCTGTCGCTGCTGGGCGCCATGGACCACCACGACCTCGCGCGCGGGCCCGAGGGCGGCCTCGCCCGCATCCGTGCGAGCGCGCTGTGCGTGGGCATCGACCAGGACCAGCTCTTCTTCCCCGCCCACATGGAGGCCCTGGCCCGGCGCCTGCGCGCCCTCGGACGCCACGCCGAGCACGCCCAGCTGTCCAGCCTCTACGGCCACGACGGCTTCCTCGTGGAGTGGGAGCCCATGGCCGCGCTGCTCACCCGCGCGCTCGCGCTGCCTGCCGGAACGGGCTTCGCGCCGCCGCTCCCCGCTCCTTCCACCGTCAGCCGCGTGCACGCACGCCACGGGGTGTAG